ACGAGAAGGAACGCCGGCTCGCCGAAGCGCGTGCGCTGGCGCATTCGGCACAGATGCAGGCGCTGCGTTATCAGCTCAATCCGCATTTCATGTTCAATACGCTCAATTCCATCGCGTCGCTGATTACCTCCGGTCAGGCTTCGGCGGCGGAACGGATGGTAGAGAATCTCTCCGATTTCTTGCGCGCCGCGCTGTCCATCGATCCCAGCGAGGATATCGCGCTGAAGCGCGAACTGGCGCTGCAGTCGCTGTATCTCGCGATCGAAGCCGTCCGCTTTTCCGACCGGCTCGACGTCGATATCCGAGTACCCGCGGCTCTGGAGAATACCAGAATTCCCAGCCTGATCCTGCAACCGCTGATCGAAAACGCGATCAAGCATGGCGTGGCCCGATCGGACGGCGTGACCACGTTGCGCGTCATCGCTGAAGCTGTGGCCGACGGGTTGCGGTTCGAAGTCGCCAACACCTTGCCGGAAAGCCGAGGCGAGGCGAGTGGCGAAAGAATCGGCCTCGCCAACGTCGCCCGCCGCCTGTCGGTGCGCTATGGCGAGGATTGCCGGTTCGCGGCCGGTATCGGGCCCGAAGGCTGGTATTCGGTGAGCTTCGTCATTCCCGAGGCGGCACCATGACCATGCGGCTGCTGATCTGCGACGACGAGCCGCTGGCATCGGAACGGCTGGCGCGACTGCTCGCGCAGCGTGCCGATGTCGAGATCGTGGGCACCGCGCGCAACGGCGCCGAAGCGCTGGAGCAGGTTGCCGCGCTTGCCCCCGATGCCTTGCTGCTCGACGTCGAAATGCCCGCGCTTGACGGGTTCGACGTGGTCGAGGAACTGGCGCGGCCCAGCGAAGCGGATAGTGGCGCGGTACCGTTGATCATCTTCATCACCGCCTATCCGCAATTCGCGCCCGAAGCGTTCGACAGCGGCGCGATCGACTTTCTCACCAAGCCGGTTCGCCTCGCGCGGCTCGAGCGTGCGCTCGACCGTCTTGAACGCGCCATCGCAGATCGCAGCGCACGCCAGCGGCTCGACGAGCTTTCGCGCGAACTCACTCAGTTGCGGGCAATGCGTGCGCCCGAGCGCGAGGACGGCCGCCGCCTGATGGTCAGCCGGCGTGGGGAAATGGTAAGCGTTGCGCTCGACGGACTGGAACGCATCGGCGCCGAAGGCGAATATGTCCGCCTGTATCAGGGTGAGCAGAGCTTTTTGCATCGCGGTGCGCTGACGGCGATCTTGCCGTTGCTCGACCCGGCACGGTTCCGGCGCGTCCATCGCTCACACATCGTGCGCACCGACTGCATCGCTTCGATCGTGCGGCGGCCGGCGGGTGGATTCCGCATCGTAACGACGCGTGACGAAACCGTTCCGGTGGGGCGCACCTATCACGGCGTCGTACGCGAGATCCTCGATGCACAGAGCCTGAACTCCGAAGGCTGACTAATACGTTTCGCACCTATACCATCTTGGCATGATCGCTCATGCCGGCATCGAACGTCCTACGCAGGAATATTTTATCCAATATAACAGCCATATACCAGTTATTTTCGTCGCTAAGTCAGGCTCCTGTTGCCAAAACGCAACATAGCCGTAGCAATTTATAGTACGTTACGTACCTTTTTCTTGGGCCTGCGCGTCCTTGAGGGCTAGCCCTTCGGACAAGGCCGGCGCTGTCGTGGCGTGGTGTCAGGGATACGGGACGGTCCGGTTCGGGCTCCCCCACTCTCACTCGCAGGACGCCGCCGCCGGCCCTCATGACGAACAGGGAATTGATGATGAAACGATCTTCATTGCTTGCCGGCAGCGCACTTCCCGCGATGCTGCTCGGCCTTGCATCGCTG
This genomic interval from Sphingosinithalassobacter tenebrarum contains the following:
- a CDS encoding sensor histidine kinase; the protein is MMIIICFWVAQFSLLTAQRLLMEEDGGEAEILVPRIIVTLGAITLSMVIYRLIRSRPSLSGARRIGFVLLLALVGSLIHSAFNFGVFQLFMADMNWNSFSWISYSYAIIQWFWAYGAVSALLLAAIYGAELHEKERRLAEARALAHSAQMQALRYQLNPHFMFNTLNSIASLITSGQASAAERMVENLSDFLRAALSIDPSEDIALKRELALQSLYLAIEAVRFSDRLDVDIRVPAALENTRIPSLILQPLIENAIKHGVARSDGVTTLRVIAEAVADGLRFEVANTLPESRGEASGERIGLANVARRLSVRYGEDCRFAAGIGPEGWYSVSFVIPEAAP
- a CDS encoding LytR/AlgR family response regulator transcription factor — translated: MTMRLLICDDEPLASERLARLLAQRADVEIVGTARNGAEALEQVAALAPDALLLDVEMPALDGFDVVEELARPSEADSGAVPLIIFITAYPQFAPEAFDSGAIDFLTKPVRLARLERALDRLERAIADRSARQRLDELSRELTQLRAMRAPEREDGRRLMVSRRGEMVSVALDGLERIGAEGEYVRLYQGEQSFLHRGALTAILPLLDPARFRRVHRSHIVRTDCIASIVRRPAGGFRIVTTRDETVPVGRTYHGVVREILDAQSLNSEG